The window TAAGGAAATTCCTTTTAGTACAATAATCACTTAATGCGAAATCTAACTTTCACTGAGCTAGTGTTCCTACAGTAGGCCCTTCTAAGATAATCCACATCTTGGTTTGAGACACGGACGACAACCTCTCTTTCCCACAGTACTTTGAACTTGGAAACAACTCATTTGCCTACATAATTACCTATAGTTCACTTCCTTCCTTCACCTTGAACATGTAATGAGTAATATAAATCTTCAGGAGAATTTTCCAAGTCTCAAGGATATTGGACTGTGTGCACATACGGTTTCACTCTCATGCCTCAGCTGAGACTGTGTGGTTACTTGCCTGGCCCCATCAAGCTGTTATTTAAGTTTACATTGTCACCTTCACACTCTGTGGCTGATCCACTGGCCAGGAAGCCTCCTCTGTCACCTATAGATATTCACAAGTATCTCAGGATGAGGCTGGACAATTGCATTACTGTCCCAGGAAAAGTATGCTCAGGTCCAGGATGACCAGAATAAACCTTTCATTCCAATAAGACCACATCTTTTGAGGCAACATCTGGTGGTGGATGATGAGGAATTAAAATCTCTGTTTAATGAGTTTATCAATACAACACAAGAGGTATTGCTTCATCCTCTATCCTGACCCATACCGCCCAGACTCTGAAATCACTTTCATTTACCTGATTTCATTCACTTAAGGCAGGTCATAAATCCAGTGGCCTTTGCTACATAAAGGCTCATTTTTCTCAGTCAGGGCACCTGAAGCTCCCACCCTTTCAGCTTTAACCTGAGGATACTTGAACAAGATCTACTGAGTAACAAAACTAacatttccctctccctcttaaaaagtaataaaactaaCACTTACACAATTGAATAGATTGATTTTTGACACACCTTACTTCGTAAAGCTGACTATGAAGTTCATTTACCCTCTGGGATATATACAGACCTTCTCCCAGCAGAAGGATAGCAGCTATCAAGCTTGGGTAAATTCTTAGAACCTTTCCAGAGGCCCCCATCACTCAGGACGAGTGAAATGTTTATTTAGCAAGTTCCTCAACaattagaaatcaaaagaaagtaaacaatAGGAAGATATTCTGTAGATACACTATTCACAGCAGGCCTTTCTTGAGGAGCTTATGTGGAGTTGAGATAAGGTATGTGACTCTGCTTCCTCCATAGTCAAATTCAGGGTGTCCGATCTGCAGCCTATGTGCCACgagcagattatttgaggacgattttacttatctgtggtgtcagatatcatgaaaaatatgcttggaccttttcttttgctcatcaccTATTGCTAGCGTTTGGTATTTGAATGTTGCCCAAGACAACTCTACCAGTgttcagcagaaaagaaaaaaggttggacatcccagCCATAATTGCTATATTTACATGCTTCTATCCTCAGATTGTTGAGAATATGCATACAAAGGAACCCAGAcagtttatttactatttatttttatggttttcattACTTAAGCATAATAAACTATACTTTTGAGTAGAGATATTTCTAGGCTATGTCTCAAGACCTGGATGTTCCTTTTTGCCCACATTTCAAGCGTAGCTGACCAGGAGACTCAACACTAACCACACGTTTAGTGTCAAACCCAAAAATCCTATCCTTGTCGCTGCTTCTCTTCCCAAAGCCCAAGAATCCATTACTCAagtgtgaagaaaatattttattttttttttacttttgaatgaAAGTAGGtatgttttaaatacatattcTCTTAGTTCTTTTTACTATTCTAAAAGGAGCCACTACATTGAATGAACAATATTTAAGCATGAActgattttaaataaattggATATTAAAATACTGTTCCATATGCAGATGGTCCCACTTAAGATGGTTTGACTTCACAATGTTTCAACTTTACATATGCGTTCagtaaaaaatgttatttgagtGACTCCACAacaattctacttttttcttttagtaacatattcaataaattacacaaCATAATATTTAATCGTAAAATAAggtttgtgttagatgattttgcctaaCTTCATGCTAATGAAAGTAAACTAAGCATGTGAGCTATGATCTATCAAATGAATTTCATCTTACACTATTTTCAACCTGTGATAAACGTATCAAGATGTAACCCCATTGTAAACTGGGGAATATCTGTATTGtaattcaaagacaaagaggactcctccatatatatatatatatacacatatatatatatatacacatatatatatatacacatatatatatatatcttgacATATGCACATGTTATCATGTATTACACGGAAAAAAAACTGAAACGACCCCCCCAAAATCTGAATAAAAGTTATTTCTAGTgaaaaaagtaatcataaaaaGGCAATAGACACAGTCTATCATATAGCTTTCTTAAAATCTAAGGTGTTGAAATTTTGAACAGTAAAACTGAATTTACATAGTACTTTATAAATGATATCAAAATAAAGCATAGGCTTTCCATATTGCTTTGTTGTTTAGAAGAATATTAACAGTAGTATTTTGTATTTAGCTTGCTAAACGTAGTACATCGCTCAAATAAACACAGAGATATTTGAGACCTTAACGTGTTTCTCAACTGCTCATTGAAACCCCACAAAAGCAGCTATAAAAGACTGGCTGCTGTGTCATAGACTGACACCGACTGCATCAGTGACAAGCTCTTCTCCCCCTGTGTGTCATTCACCTCCACCACGTAAGTCATCTGGCTTCTGTCGGGGTTAAAAGTGGGAGGTCAGTTGTGAAATAACATcttccttaaaaaatataaacaaaggaaaattttaaaattgtatctaACTTTTATCATTAGAGCCTTTATATTTGTATTCACCAGGTCCCTTTGTCTTTGACTTTAACAAAAGGCACACCATCAAGTGATACTCCCAATTCAGAGAAACTCAGAACCGATGAAGTCTCAGAGGGGAATGATATAGGTAGCTTGAAAGTTTCTCACCCCAGAGGCTACTCTGCAGAGGAATATATGCATCCCACTCTCCCATGGACATTGGTCTTGACAGAAAATGGATTGTTTGTTTTGCTGCAGTATGATTTCATATCAAAATTTAGTTAAAATACCGCCAATGCTTAATCCATGGGAAAAAATATTGTCTGTCTGGTAAGATACAGTCTATATTCCATACATTTACTAACTTGTCTTTTACTTCCCTTCCTTTATTACATTAAGAGATTTTTTTACAGTGGAGTTATTGTGAAGATGATGTTAAACATTGTGTGTGAAATTTTCTGGCACACAAAGAGACACAGAGGGACTGAGATTTCACATGCCCCTGAAATTAGTAgctcaaaaaagaaataggctTTAAAAAAGTGAGTGAGAAATAGGCatgttcttatttccttttttatttttatctttctaaggTTTCTTCTCATTGATGATTTCTGCCtgaaatcattttgttttataaatatatactcttgggatcaagagattAATCTTTCCTCTCTAGAACATGCTGGAAAATTCATTATAATGGTATTATTACTAGTGctatcaatattatttattttattagtaatacTTTCTCTTTTGTAATTCAACAGAAATAATactaaccattttaaagtaagtAACAaggtggaaaagcaaatatcgGCTCTTAGAGTGTTTATGTAATTTGTAGCACCTaccatctatttctttttcatctgaAGTATGCAGTATACAgcaagaaaatattcaataaggtcTTATTGACTTGACTAGAAAAACATAAAACCTGCTTCCAAATATGCTAGTTTCTAATTCTGTTCTCAATTTATCCCTCGTAGCCAATAACACTACtgaatttaaacaataaaaacaagaacaatttCAATTATATGTAACAACAGAGATAAGCCCAGACTCAAGAAGCAAATAACTTGAAGCCATTAGTGCACCAGCAAAAGTAATAgaattattatggatacatagAATATGTTTCATACAGCTATTGGTCCTTTGTATTTCTTCTCATATTGGTTAACTTTTCACAGCACATGTATTCTTAAGAAGagttttctcattttgttcatgaTTCATAGAAATTATATTCATTCCCAGACTAAACTCTTCTCTAAAGCGGCACTCTTTTCAAAGCTTAACCCTAGTATGCTGTTTATCTGTGCTACTTTGGGCATTTACTTTGTGTTCACTTATTCTTTCAGTAGTAAAATGACCCTAATTGTTATCATAATTATGAAATAACTATCGGAAGTACTTAACATAGCCCTAAGATatatagaaatttttaatttaatattaatatgagaGTGCATATGATTAGATCATATTGTTTGCCCTAGGtgaaatccaagttgtagtttgAGCCCCTCttccaagaagtgtgccatatacctttacattgtgcacattaggtgatagcttaccaccctccctcctttctcccctcccccttccatcctgattgaatttaattatgtttttctctcatgtaagtGTGTAATTCATCCGCTAGTtccacattagtattgagtacattagatgttttcttctccattcttgtgctacctatatactgttggtgaaatagcaaactaatatagcctttgaGAGGAAGTagagagaattctcaaagagctaaaagtagatcttccatttgctctcacaataccattactaggtatctacccaaaggaaaaaaagatcattttaccacaaagacatttgcactagaatgtttatcgcgGCTCCAaagttgccaagatgtggaaacaacccaagtgcccagcaacccatgaaaggattagtaaactatggtatatgtatgccctGGAATACTAaccagccataaagaaagataaaaactttGTAcgttttgtatttatctggatggatttagagaacatccttttaagtagaaattttataaaatgctactTAGCAATTTCCCAACTTTAATAAATGACTATAAAGATGATTCATCAGGAAATAGTCATGGCTCTTGGAGGTAAGTGATCCATTGTAGAAAATCCCTTGAGATctagatatttaaaaaagaagaaggaaaaggagactgCAAAGTGGgagatgagagaaaaaagaaatggggacTGGGAAAGCAGGAAGTGGAAAGACAATAAATCTATTTTCTACTTGAcagaattagatttttaaaagagttcatttaaatagcaaaaatgagtaatttagagacaaagtttctaTAAATTGTTGGTAATAAACCTAATTGGATTATATATGTCATTCACCCTGACATTGCAAAAGAAAATCTTCTGCCAGTGATAGTTAGGGAGAACATAATGTATTTCCGAATCCCTGGCTTCTTAGTCTAAGGCAATGAGACAGTAGAAATTGCCATGGATATGGTGGAAATGGAGGGAATTATCTAACTAAAATTTTGTATGTGGAGTCTCTGGGTGCCAACAGCCTTCTCATTTCTAATACTAAACTTTGCTTCTCAAGTTGCTAGTTCCTCTCCTAGTCTTCACCACAGAGTTTGGTCCATTTTAGTCCATGTAGAGACTTCCAGATACCAGTTTCTTAGAAACCAACTtgttttgaattagaaatttagTATCAGAAATGTGTCCTATGGGACTTATACCATGTCAGGCAAAATGGGCTTCCAAACACATTTTAGTATTCTATACTGAAGACTCAACTTCATGAGTCATCGTGACTGTGGTATATCTAAGGTTATGAACAATTTCTTATGGATTACATAACCTTTGAGTTTCACGATCAGAGAATATTTATCCCTGACACTCATGATTTCCTCCTGCCTGgaacatttattctttcacaggTAGCTAACCACCTCCTCCTTGACTGGTTTTGCTCTTGTACTTAGTTGTCTACGTTCATTGGTGTAAAATGTCTTGTCATTTTGTTAAGACTTGTTAAGTCTatttttttgcttattcatttaATTACGAATGAAACAATTACTGACATTCAGTAATGTGTTACTATTTTCTAGACTTTCAATTTATATACCAGAACTCTTTGTCTACCATATAGTCCTTAAACAAAATACCCTTTTAAAGAACACTGTTATTTTACCTCAGCTCTACAGTACTTAATCGACCATAATTCTTGATTCATACTATATTCTCATTACTTTTTCACGCccattatgtatatgtttattcattcattaataaaattacaCCTATGAAAACATGACACCATACATGAACTAAATTTGTAATGTGTTCATGTGCTATGTGCTCATTTTAATCCTAGGTTGGCCCTCCCCTCATCTGAGGTTACATATATcatacattttctcctttttatttcataaatagttTTCTTACTCATATACTAATATTTTACCTTGAAAAGTTTActgttagttttctattgcttttcaTCTGATAAGAATTGTGCTGAATGGattcattttaaacttttttactAAGATATTTCTATATGACTTTATATAGCATTTTTTGTGATTCTGAacaatatttcattgttttgtcAATGGGTGTTATTATAAACCTCTCCTTGTACACATATGCAGGAGTTTATCTTGGAATGTAAATGGGTAATGGAATTAATGTGCCATAGGatatgtgaatgttactttccaAGAAAATACcaattgttttccaaagtcagTCATTATTAAGAAATTCTCTTATTGCATGTATTGTTCATTCAGAAAATCTGATatcacttctctcttttttttttttaaggtgaattTACAACAAACTGGACTAAATGGAAGAAGTAAACCAATCTGTGGTGTCTGAATTTATTATTCTTGGGCTTTGTGATTCATGGAGGCTCCAGGCCTTGCTCCTAGtgatattttcttccctttactTGATCACCATTTTAGGCAACATCTTCACTGTGGTCATAATCATTGGTGACCTCCATCTGCACTCCCCTATGTACTTCCTGCTAGCCAATCTCTCATTCATTGACTTCTGCCTTTCCTCGGTCACTACCCCTAAAATGATCACAGactttctcaaagaaaataagaccaTCTCCTTTGGAGGATGCATGTGTCAAATTTTCTTTGTACACTTCTTTGGAGGGGGTGAAATGGTGCTGCTTGTGTCAATGGCCTATGACCGTTacgtggccatctgcaagccactCCATTACTCCAGCATCATGGACAGACAAAAATGCATCTGGCTGGTTGTGATATCATGGATCATTGGATTTCTGCATGCCATGAGTCAGCTAGCAATGATTTTGAATCTGCCCTTCTGTGGACCCAAAGCAGTGGATAGCTTTTTCTGTGATATCCCTTTGGTGATCAAACTCGCCTGCATGGATACTCATATTCTGGGAATAGTGATAAATGCCGACAGTGGGGTTTTGGCAACAACTTGCTTCATTCTCTTGATGATCTCCTACACTTATATCCTGATAACTGTCCGCCTGCATTCTAAAGATGGAGCATCAAAAGCTCTGTCTACCTGTACTTCCCACATCACAGTGGTGGTGCTGTTTTTCGGACCCTGCATCTTCATCTACCTGTGGCCACTCAGCATCACTTGGGTGGACAAGTTTCTTGCCGTGTTTTACACAGTAATCACACCTCTCCTGAATCCAGCCATTTATACATTGAGAAATAAAGACATTAGAAATGCCATAAAGAGACTGATAAACAAGCATAAGGATTCAAGGAATAACTTTTAGATATCTCATGAAATCAGAAAATCCACCATGTACACCACAGTGTGGCCACGATTTTGACCTGGAAATTTAACTGAGAATACTACTTATTCATAGATGTAAGCTATGAGTAGTCCTAAgagtatgtttatattttttccatttgaaaataaGCTCCAAAATCCAACAGTTAGATTCTTACCACTTAGAGAGAATAATAATTCtgcataaatatttctttgtatgtGTTCCAAAATTACTAGATGATAACAATAATGATATTGATAACCACAAAAATAATTGCCACTATTTAGTAAACACTATCAATGCGCTCAACACTGTGCAAAGCAGTTTACTAGGGTTATGTATTACTTACAAAATCACTTTGAGTTAATTATCATTattcctatttctaaaaatacataACATATCCATTCTAATTCTAACTTACCTAGAGAGTATACTAAAGATATTTGAGTAATCTGCATCtacttagaaaacaaaatgataaatggaTCAAGCCATAATACTATTGCCCTGTCTTCCACAATGTAATCTCTTTAAGTTTTCAAGGGTCTTAATCATTGACATAAACATAGGGTTTCCTCTTAAATATACAGGAAGGAAAATAGATGATTCTTATGTCATttgatacattatttttatgattacaGTCTTGCcattatgaagaaataaataaagttggTGATCAATACAAGTTGAGAATTATAAGAAGTTTGCTGACCAAGGACCTCAACACCATTTACATATGGTCATTTAATTGTCCCTTACAGCAGGCTGAGTGAGTGTTCAGGCCAGCACTAAGTCTACCTATAACCACATAAGGAAATTCCTTTTAGTACAATAATCACTTAATGCCAAATCTAACTTTTACTGAGCTAGTGTTCCTACAGTAGGCCCTTCTAAGATAATCCACATCTTGGTTTGAGACATGGACGACAACCTCTCTTTCCCACAGTACTTTGAACGTGGAAACAACTCATTTGCCTACATAATTATGTATAGTTCACTTCCTTCCTTCACCTTGAACATGTAATGAGTAATATAAATCTTCAGGAGAATTTTCCAAGTCTCAAGGATATTGGACTGTGTGCACATACGGTTTCACTCTCATGCCTCAGCTGAGACTGTGTGGTTACTTGCCTGGCCCCATCAAGCTGTTATTTAAGTTTACCTTGTCACCTTCACACCC is drawn from Nycticebus coucang isolate mNycCou1 chromosome 6, mNycCou1.pri, whole genome shotgun sequence and contains these coding sequences:
- the LOC128588655 gene encoding olfactory receptor 4K3-like is translated as MEEVNQSVVSEFIILGLCDSWRLQALLLVIFSSLYLITILGNIFTVVIIIGDLHLHSPMYFLLANLSFIDFCLSSVTTPKMITDFLKENKTISFGGCMCQIFFVHFFGGGEMVLLVSMAYDRYVAICKPLHYSSIMDRQKCIWLVVISWIIGFLHAMSQLAMILNLPFCGPKAVDSFFCDIPLVIKLACMDTHILGIVINADSGVLATTCFILLMISYTYILITVRLHSKDGASKALSTCTSHITVVVLFFGPCIFIYLWPLSITWVDKFLAVFYTVITPLLNPAIYTLRNKDIRNAIKRLINKHKDSRNNF